The nucleotide sequence ATCAATTTGCAACGGTCTTGCAAATTTTCTGAACAGTTTCTGGTTTCGTTTTCCAAATCACTGGACATTACAGCGTATACGAATCTTACACTAGAAGCTCGACAACAGAAAGCATTCTCTTAAAGCTCACTAGATAAGATGCTCCTGTAACTTCTTTATGACCTCCGATTTCAATGAAAGAATGTGTAAATATGttcaacaaaaatgaaaatatatatgAGCAAGGCATACTATGAATCTGGGAGGGATGTTACCACTATAAAACATGCACGGAAATGGGCATCGGCACTGAAACATCACCTACGAAACTCGAATCCCTATTTGCAGTCGAGTTACCTGCAAGTGCATATCCCACGCCGGGACCACCAAAATGCATTGCTGCAGCATGCTCACACCTTTGGAACACTCTAGCAAGAGAAGCTGCCTTTCTTCTTGCCCGCTTTGTACCGGTAAAAAGCAACATCTGAAGTAACCCCGCCAAAGCTGGTGCCTTAACTACCCTCTCAGTTGCAGCAGCTCCACCGCATCGGCACAGCTCGAGCAAAGCTGCAACTGCATTTTCTTTACCCCTTGGAGTCCCGCAACGCATCATCCCTATCAAACCTGCCACTGCAATGTCCTCTTTTGCCACCTCTTTAGCCCCAATAGGTTGCCTGACAACCAATGCCAATGCACCAGCTGCTTCCTCAGCAACCCCTTCGTTTCCCAATGCGCTTACAAGCGCTGTAACAGCCCCAGCCTCTATCATTCTCATGCAATTTTCGGTGTGAGTCGACAGGTTAAACAAAGCTGTCACGGCGTCCTTCTTTCCTCTTGGGGTACCCTCTCTCAACAGTTCTGCCAAAGCTTCGATTCCCCCTTTCTCGTCTGCTATTCTCTTCTTATAGTCATGAACTGCAGAGAGACTAAATAAAGTTGCTGCAGCATTCTCCCTCGCCTCAGTCGTGTGACCAAACCTCAGAACATTAACAATGGACCCCAAACACCCTTCTTCGTCCACAATTcggcttttgtttttttcataTATCGATAAGTTGAGCATTGCAGTTACAGAATTCTCTTGGGTAACAGAGTTTGGAGACGAGAGTAACTTGCAAAGGTGGGGAATTGCCCCAGCTTCCGCAATGAAAGCACGGTTTTCTCTTCCTGTTTTTGCCAGCAACCGAAGTTCGCGAGCAGCTATAGTTTGTGCACATGGTGATCCTTCCTCCAGCCGTTGGATTAGAAGCCCCGCGGTCGCTTTATTGGCTGCAAGTGCAGCCTTAGAGGGAGAAACAGCCGCAAAGCTGTCTGCTGATGCATCTGCAAACTCTGGAGGGTCATACGGAATTCCATAAGCAGTGCACCACTGCATGATCAAATTCCTCAAAGCCCGATTCGGAACAAGGCGAGTGCTGGGCAGCATTTGTCCTGTTTTCGGGCAAGTACAATGCCCTTCTTCCAACCACCTCGAAATCGGACTCCGATCATACGTCTGTCCTGTCGAAATGATCACCGGCTCCCTCATCAAATCCAATGATATGGGGCAGCAAAAGTCCTTCGGAATCGTTATAAAAGTCTCGGCAATCTCCTGAGTAATCAAACCTCTTCGTCTTCGGGGCTTCCTCTGTTTGTTCCCAATCCCCGATTCAACCTCGTCTTCTTCAAAACCGAAAAGCAAAAACCTGCAATACCGAGTGAAGGCCACAAACCCATTGAGCACAGAAGCGGTGGGCTCAACGTCACCTTCGTGGTTCACAATCTGCTCCTCCAAGAACTCGATTTCGTGCCTGCAACTCTTGGCGTCTCGAATCCCCAATCTTTCAACCAAAAACAACCACAAGTCGGCCGAGTCAGGAACCCGGCCCTTCTCGAATTCGTCAAGGAACGAAAAGAACTGAACCCTCAGCTCCTCGTCTCCTTCGTCGATGAACAGCCTCGCCCTCCTGGCCTGTAGCTGCAGGAGCTCAATCTGCTCCCTCACGTCCTCCCCCAATCCGACGTCCTCCATCGGAAAAACGTCCAAAAGGGTCGAAATATCCTGATTCATATCGTGAAAATGGCCGGAAATTGGATGGTTCTGAAGCAAAAGCCACAACTTACTGGATTGTGCGCAGTAATCGAGGAGTATTTTGGATCTGTACAACAGCAAGTATAGCTCTTTCAGGCAGATGACCGCCGTACACGGCAGGGCAGCGTCGGAGTCCCTCAGATACTCCAAGAGCACGAGAAAGATCTCAACTTTCCGCACCAGGGACCTCGAATTCCGCCGTTGGATGGATAAGAACTTGTCTGAGAAGGAGGAAACTATGTCGGCAGCGACGGAGACAAGGGTCTGTACAAGGGCGACGTCGGAAAGGTCAACCGGAGCTAAAAATGCCTCCAGAGAAGGTGACCTCCGCCTCCGCATCGATGAGAATATCGCCGCCGAAGCCATGAAACTTTAGAAGAAACAACCAACTGGGCACAGTCAAAATTTCCCAAGGAATCCAAAGCCTCTCGCTTTGATTGGTGGGTTTTTGAATCTTCCAAGGAAATGAATCGCGAAATTGTTTTAATGGTGGGTGACGATTCCGAGTTGCGAAATCGGACTCGGGCGACTCGGACGACTCGGTGAAGGAGAGGTTTTgacgagaaagagagaggagagcgAGGATTCGATTGAATTGCAAATATACGAGTTAATATTTTGTAGAGGTTGCTGTGCAGCGTTCAATGATGTAGCAGCGGCAGCTTCCCAATGTCCACATTTCCTCGTCTTCTTGCCGCTGCAGCTGCTTTCCGTGACTAAAAAGGACGCGCATTTTCTTCCACTTTACTTACGCCTTTGGACTTTGGATCCTTATGAAGTCATACACCATTAACGGGGGAAGGTGGGAGATGAATGTCTACCTCACATGTATATTTTTCCAGTTACGTTTCGTGTCAATAATATCATTTCTCGTTCTGCTAAGAATttatgatttaagaaaaaagtGATGCTATTCACACATTTATTTTATCTCTCATgcatcattttcaatttttagctGTTAGATTAAATGAAATGAAGAAGTTTAATGAACAAAACTTAACAACAACGTATGTAAAGTAAAAAATACTGTGTGAATAGCATTATTCTAAGAAAATATATTTATCCATGGTTCAATCAATCAAACGAGCAGTGACAgacaataaagtaaaacaacaaaaattgaataaatagttttttttcttccaatgtTGAATTAAGACAAACGAGAGTTGACAACAATTTTTTCGGGTCATAGGACTCTAGAAACTACGTTATGTATTGTATTGTTGAAACAAAATACCACGGTGGTAATACACCGAATCATAAACGTCATTCTCCTGAAGTGTAGAACACGTACGTGTTTTCCAAAATTAATCCTGCTATGTTCTTGATCTGGATATTTACGTGAAGAAGTTGACTTGTCATTCACTTTGGTTGCCACTTTTGGGAATCCCTTCCCTCAAACTGCCATAGTTTAAGCCCACAGTTTTTGCTATCACCCTAAATTCCCCTATCACATCACAAATCACCCAACTGTTTATGTGGTTCTTAGGTGTTCTTCCAAGTGCACGTAAATTTGCCATTGTAGCATGTACACGGTCTAAATATGTCAAATCCTAAATGAGTGTATCTTGACGCAATTGAACATCTCGTTCAAATGATTAAAAAAGATTAATTTTCAAACATGAAATGTTCGTtgcagatatatatatatatatatatttatttatttttttttatttttttttccctcattTGTCATGCAATACGATGAGTGATGTACACTCCACAAGTCTAGGTCACAAGGAAGTTAATTATTCGGTAGCCAAAAAGCACCTGTTACGGAGGAGGAGCAAAGAGAAAATAGTATATTCATGATTGCTTTGCTCAAAGTAAAGGTAGGTGTAAACTAAGCAAGCATTTTGGCTTCGGatttgttgattcaagggttGACTACATAAAACTGTGGGGGCCACGCAGCTTTTACGCGCATTGAAATTtgaacgagagatttttcaacgtGTCTAAACATGTGGTGATACATATACGTTATTATACAAATTCAGAAACGCTTGAGATATGAAACCTTTTTTTACTTATGTAATGACGTGCATTATATCATCTGATGTTTCGAACacactaattttttatttatttagacaacattaatattaatattattagCTTGACCTAAAAGCACTTGCGTTTTAAGTTCTCACAAATtcctatttatttataattatcaaattaaataaatcaaacaaaacaaagaccgaaattaaataaaagtgtAAGTCAACATAACATACACAAACACAATTAAATTGCCACCCTTAGTTGGTGGTATTTTCTAAACAATAGATGAATATCTTTGGAGGATTTAGAAAAATCTAATAATAAAACTGAAACATATATCTTTTCGCTTTCATTTTGGGTCAAAATGTTGGAGCATTGGATTAGGATTTCAACTATAATTTTGTGGCATATTTAATAATTTTGACCATTCTAAAACCAACACCTAATAACTTATCCAATAATGTAGGTATTgaattatttttcctttttaaaaatATACAAATGATACTCTAGgagtgtcacagcccgttccaaaatattacattcgtggctgtgaatggacgaaattgcccttaagaaatactaagtatgtgaagctcaagttgttaattatctaggttcctaagttttgaaaataaaatggaatttattaaggatggaacttagatttttaggttaaaattttgtggtttggagttggggattggaaaaggaccacgagggatccccacatccctcaatcctctccctattttctgcatactgtctctctctctcctccctcacgaaactctcagttctctctccctctccttcgaactcacggaccaaccacaaaaccaccctaaatctataccaacgACGAATCTAAGACCACCATTGGAACCCTGAAGACTTCACGAGCacgatggtatccatttcaggtgAAACCAAACTCACAGTGAGCTTTAGGAAGtcacaaggaagctcggagtgcttcgttggcatggattggacgtcgggatcacgagttGTAAGTTTGGccgatttcttgaatttttgaaaagtttgatctcgtagtttttaggccctaaaactagtccaacgtgaaagtagatgtttagggcttcaaatTGGTGTAAAATTCgagaaatttggatgaaaaacgaaggagaatagtggattTGAAATATTCCCCAGTTTCCGGTGACCGGAGTCCGGCGAGGGACgaccggagaagaagaaggaataatccgttatatttaacggaatattcctaacggcagtaaCGGAAAAAGGTTAagttaatggaatattccggggttttaacggaatattcctgacggcgtcaATTGACATCGTCAGTGTGCTtggcacgtggccgcgcgtggggggcgcgtaggtccgtgccacgtcaggcgcgtgggggcgcgtgaggactccaaaaaattattttaaaaatatggggatgatcatgaggttgtgtaggtcacggtggtatattcatatacccaatttgagcaatatatgaggagTTATTAGCTAAGAATGGGATTATGCGTTAAATAACGTCAATTTGGTTACTTCTCGTATAGGCGAGGATTATACGGACATCGGGCATGGCCAAAGGATGCTCAGGGACCTACGAGACGTCGATGtaatctgtgagtgggcagttttgttttccgtatatatatatacttgacgtttcccagaaattgaattgaaatgaaaatatgtttaaaatgaaatgcatatgagttatgtggaaaaacgggaagtgaaataccatgcatagaattgatatgaaaagtatatagaaatgtgagttgaaatgccatgcatgaattaatatatgatgcatatgtatgaattagtgcggtggacgcacatgtaagaattgatttatgatgcatatgcatgaattggtgcggtggacgcacgggtaagaattgatttatgatgcatatgtatgaaatggtgcggtggacgcacatgtgagtatttatttctgttatgatgatgttgatgtatattgagctcaaatcctgcaccatagtttagtgcttatagtattcaccgcatcgcacgctcgtcttggatccaagtagatgctagtcgtacagtccacgcggagtgggtacgacaggccagtcgcgagagtgttagtgagattccgactggtgggtgaccttagattatgtgcacagatgatttatgagaagcactagagcgtaacttatgtgcagaaggccggacaggtcacgcggagtgactccggcagattgtgagagtgatagattttgagctctaggttcaaccgtgcagggctattagagggcctccggttgattactttcttgcacctgatatgattattgttgatgcatccatacttaactgttgaattagacatggcatggcatgattgataaagaaaaatgttgagatagtaaaaaaggaagtttgagaatatatatgtatatttatattttacatttctgggaaagtatacaggttttacggagaggggttacaacgttttgagaaatgtttggatttggaaaagaattgttttactgacccactcaattttggttttgcgcccctccaggttcaggaatcacaaaggtgtggtgactatgaggaattcgacggtgttctgacagattggacaaaattaggactcaccttcgggtgtatcaaattataaattgtatctttaaagcttccgtactgtgcaaatggttacgtcactctcgcgtgacggccagcatgccctccttcgggacggggtgtgtcaaggaGACATCAAACTCGAAACTTCAAATGCAGGTATGAATAATGTTAACTAACCGAAATACTTGTATTTTGCTAGTATAAACTTAGTTTCAAAAATTGAATCATTACACAATTATTTTAAGAATACAATTAGAACGAAACAATAACTTCACAATATTGTCGCATGGTATTATTGTTTGGCTCATGTTGCAATACTTGTATGcatttattaatattataagaACGTTACTGTTAACTCTCACTGCTAAAAAAGTATACAATGTTCGTGTGAGTTTGACGGTTAAACTTCAACATAATTTACCCCATCACTCTAGACTCTAGTTGAATACTAATATGAAAAGAAGAGTAAGTTCAATCGCAACTGAAGAAGCAGACAAAGAATCCTGCCCATAATCAAACCCTAAACATGATAGATCGGCCAATCGATCCAAGATAACGCGTTTTGGCAATTGAAGGGTGTCAGTCGAAGTGAGTCCTCTCTAGTTTCATTAAActtaggccccgtttgggattgaggtgattttaaaaaaagtcactgtgaaaaaaagctgagggtcatttttgtgtttggtaaactgaaaaaaaatggcttattttggaagctgctgtgagaataagctgaaaatcaaaggaaaagctgaagctgctatttgctgctttgaaaaaaagccagttttttcaaagcacacggagctacagtgctcctttaatgaaaagacacactatcatcctgattttttttccaaaagcactttcacaaaaaagtttaccaaacactctactgactttatttcacagccgcttattctcacagcacagccgcttattctcacagcaactttttttcaaagcacagcaataccaaaccagcccttaatctTTGTACATAATAAATATTGGACTACACTAACAAAAAGTGTAGCCTAATGAACGTTAGTGATGACAAACAAACGCACCTTTAATCCTACCGATTCTCTTAAGACGAATTGAATTTCACCAAGTAAAGCAAGCAGGAAGGCATTGGGTTCCCCAAAATTTCAGCCTTTATAGTGATTAGGGATGGACAACGGTTATGACggatgggtaaccgcggttatttatctataaccgtttacccattgggtaattgtctaaacggttatactcatacccataaccgtttataaactgttaaccatatccataaccgtgtacccatttaaccgtaaccttttacctatttattatttttaaacccgtttatcctttattttttaccattgactcatttttcacccgtctacatgtttttttaataacttgaaaattaaaaaagaaaatcttgtcataattttccttttctaataattaaacaccgttataagtacattcatcatacatttccgcattttaattttttaagttcttacttataccattccaataattgcaATAATATTTTacagacgatatttttaactattatcaatgaaggtaatataaaatttgctaagtattcttgggttacGAAAACTGTTAAAAGGCAGTATTCTTAGGTTATTTAACTCGgaatgtaaaatattaacataatatatataatggaccatgaaatttaaagtggttaagttatattatattagctatagaaatcatgcactatagtcaatagcattgatctaagttttgttCGATagggaacatggtttgtgttaattttacatatataaaataaatgggtaaatggttacccgtttataaccacagttaatatccataatcgtcaatttaaatttcgcgggtaaacgattatacccataaccgtttatttatctaaacggttactcATAAATgtaaccgtgaaatttaaatgggcggataACCGTGGTTACCCATAACTGAtaggtatttgcccatccctaattgtgatatatataaataaatcaaatcacATGTTTTGCATATGCCACCCAATGATTGTCCTTATTACGTAAAATTTTAATCACACTTTGAGGAAAAGAAAGATGACTACAATATATTATGAGTTAGGTCAGTTAGTtaaattatatgtatattctgtAAAATAAGTTCGATTTAAAAATAACTCAGAATATCATCGTATTGAAGTGATAAAAACGCGTGGTAGGAATGAAGCGGATTTACAACCATAATTTCCGTATGaagcaacaaaaacaaaaggccAAAAGGAAGGGAGAAAAGGGTTTGGGTTTTATTCCTGAAAAGCAAAAAGATTGAAAGAGTTCCCTTGTCTGGCATCTCTTTTCCCTTCCAAATTCAAAGAAACCGACCACGGAGTTTGAAAGTGTGACTGACTGAAAGATAATACCGCCCATTATTTGACCAAACGACAATTAGGTCAACATTTAAGTATTagtttaagagagagagagagatatatatatatatatatatgccaaaCAAAACGACTGCGACTTGAGAGTACATGGACTCATACCAGAACCTTTGAcaaaaactacaaaatacaCACCACCTCTTCCTCTTCGTATTGCTTTGGGAGTAAAGTAGGGTTCACTCAAAACaactaaggtcatctccaacctaAGGAATATCAGAAAGTTCTCCTTGGTCCTATagtctttcaataaattatattttaatgaacagtgttaTGTCATATTTCATACCATCTCCAAACGAAAGGACCAAAGGGCCATAGACCAAACATAAccttgtgaaaaaaaaaaatcatctccaaccgagaggaCCAAAGGGCCATAAgccaaatataatttattattttaattgaattaaactattatattaaCATAAGATTTTCGAACATAGGAAGATTATTAGAAATGAAGTAAGATAATATAAAATGATGAAAAGTATGTGAGAAATTgtgtaggaaaaaaaattataatttaaaaaaaaaaagtgggcgGCTGGAGATGGTCAGCCTGCTGGCCTAATTGGTTGGTTTTAGCCTAGTGGGGTCCACAAACCCTTTCGCCTAACTCtcagttggagacgattttcgtGTCATTTTAGGTTATTTTCGACCCTATGATCCTCTGGCCGAATCAGTTGGATATGATATATTTAGAAATGGCCCTCAACTTTTTGGCATTTTCCGAAATCGTGGTTAACAAAAAGTAGGTAATCAACTTAATTTAATCAAGTTTCGTGCTTGTTTAAATGAGAATATCAGTTGGCCAAAAGCGTTCACCCCTGTACCAATGTTTTAACTCGACCCTCCTCCCGTATCGCTTGCGTAAAAAGAAAGAATGGTTATAGCTGTAGAAAAGAGAAGTAAAAGTTAACAGTAAACCGAAACTTGCAGAAGTTAAAAACTTATTTCCCCTACCATGTTTTCATGAAATATCATTTTTATTCAATGTAAAAGGATATAAATTGAGCTAGTAAACTGAATGAAATTGGCTAAATACACGAAATAAATAACAGATGAGGTTGTACAAAACCCTTAAAGCTATAGCCAAAACCTGTCTCTCTTATACTGCCCTTGGAGACCTTGAAGAGAGACACTTTCCGCAGGACACGAGCTTCAGCAATGAATGCGGTCTTCGTGCCCTTATCTTCAACCGCGAAAGCTGCATGTGAAATGCATTCGTAAGTTTCATCTTCAAACTGACCGGCATGAC is from Malus sylvestris chromosome 5, drMalSylv7.2, whole genome shotgun sequence and encodes:
- the LOC126623173 gene encoding U-box domain-containing protein 17-like, with the protein product MASAAIFSSMRRRRSPSLEAFLAPVDLSDVALVQTLVSVAADIVSSFSDKFLSIQRRNSRSLVRKVEIFLVLLEYLRDSDAALPCTAVICLKELYLLLYRSKILLDYCAQSSKLWLLLQNHPISGHFHDMNQDISTLLDVFPMEDVGLGEDVREQIELLQLQARRARLFIDEGDEELRVQFFSFLDEFEKGRVPDSADLWLFLVERLGIRDAKSCRHEIEFLEEQIVNHEGDVEPTASVLNGFVAFTRYCRFLLFGFEEDEVESGIGNKQRKPRRRRGLITQEIAETFITIPKDFCCPISLDLMREPVIISTGQTYDRSPISRWLEEGHCTCPKTGQMLPSTRLVPNRALRNLIMQWCTAYGIPYDPPEFADASADSFAAVSPSKAALAANKATAGLLIQRLEEGSPCAQTIAARELRLLAKTGRENRAFIAEAGAIPHLCKLLSSPNSVTQENSVTAMLNLSIYEKNKSRIVDEEGCLGSIVNVLRFGHTTEARENAAATLFSLSAVHDYKKRIADEKGGIEALAELLREGTPRGKKDAVTALFNLSTHTENCMRMIEAGAVTALVSALGNEGVAEEAAGALALVVRQPIGAKEVAKEDIAVAGLIGMMRCGTPRGKENAVAALLELCRCGGAAATERVVKAPALAGLLQMLLFTGTKRARRKAASLARVFQRCEHAAAMHFGGPGVGYALAGNSTANRDSSFVGDVSVPMPISVHVL